The following proteins are encoded in a genomic region of Candidatus Thermoplasmatota archaeon:
- a CDS encoding catalase translates to DISTKEPPFDVAGKADHHPYSYLNDDFVQPGNLYRDVMTDRDRENLVGNIVSHLSGAQKRIQLRQTALFFKADPDYSRRVAKGLGLDTKEVEKLAHMSQEDRVKATK, encoded by the coding sequence GACATCTCCACGAAGGAACCTCCATTCGACGTCGCTGGAAAGGCTGACCATCATCCGTACTCGTACCTCAACGATGATTTCGTGCAGCCTGGCAATCTGTACAGAGATGTGATGACTGATCGAGACCGCGAGAACCTGGTGGGCAACATAGTGAGCCACCTGAGCGGAGCGCAGAAGCGCATACAGCTTCGACAGACCGCCCTGTTCTTCAAAGCAGACCCAGACTATAGTCGACGGGTGGCCAAGGGGCTTGGTCTTGACACGAAAGAAGTTGAGAAGCTGGCGCACATGTCTCAGGAGGATCGGGTGAAGGCAACCAAGTAA
- a CDS encoding amidohydrolase, whose amino-acid sequence MAGSASLAIRNASVYTVDRTQMWAEAVAVEGDRIVFVGSDQDLEAYLGEDTEVIDAKGRLALPGFIDSHLHLSMGDMDMTWVQLGSIKSREEVYGLLSKHASEHPKRELVGGIGWRYEALLVDGKLPTKRELDEVVADRHLLLQSFDGWVCLANSKLTDLIDRELTNRPPAPGVERDPRTQEATGVFLDSSVVHNLGGEVSRLVRGDVMGGIREAVARAPSYGITSVHDAYVAIDDLPLFRRLKEDGMLKARVYCALGYRKEMTAKDLDQFECAREDHKDEWVNAGAVKLFIDGVLESHTAAMLEPYADRPDSRGELKYEPDEFREIVRELDRRGFQLVTHACGDRGVRTVLDAYEYAALANGRRDSRHRVEHVETMSHADIPRFEKLGAIASMQPEHADASMDSVCARVLGRERFLNSFPWRKIRQSGAVLSFSSDWSVASMDPLGGIYAAMTRESVSKSERTVTLDDAIEAYTINGAYASFEEGIKGSIEVGKLADMVMLSQNLFNIPVNEIPRVRPVMTILGGKIVFHQEDQ is encoded by the coding sequence ATGGCGGGCTCAGCCAGTCTAGCGATCCGTAACGCGAGCGTGTATACCGTCGACAGGACGCAGATGTGGGCTGAAGCGGTGGCCGTCGAGGGGGACAGAATCGTCTTTGTCGGCAGCGATCAGGATCTGGAGGCATACTTGGGTGAGGACACCGAAGTCATAGACGCGAAGGGGAGGCTGGCGCTCCCAGGGTTCATCGACAGCCACCTCCACCTCTCGATGGGCGACATGGATATGACATGGGTCCAGCTTGGATCCATCAAGTCCCGTGAGGAAGTCTACGGTCTCCTGTCAAAGCACGCTAGCGAGCACCCTAAACGGGAGCTAGTGGGAGGCATAGGCTGGAGGTACGAGGCCTTGCTGGTCGACGGAAAGCTGCCGACCAAGCGCGAGCTGGACGAAGTTGTGGCCGACAGACATCTGTTGCTCCAGTCGTTCGACGGCTGGGTGTGCCTCGCGAACAGCAAGCTCACGGACTTGATCGATCGGGAGCTTACAAACAGGCCCCCCGCCCCAGGGGTGGAGCGGGATCCAAGGACGCAAGAGGCCACGGGCGTGTTCCTGGATTCTTCAGTTGTTCACAACCTCGGTGGCGAGGTCTCGAGGCTGGTGAGGGGTGACGTCATGGGAGGAATCAGGGAGGCCGTTGCCCGGGCACCGTCGTATGGCATAACGAGCGTTCATGATGCCTATGTGGCGATAGACGATCTGCCGCTCTTCCGTCGCCTGAAGGAGGATGGGATGCTGAAGGCACGTGTCTACTGCGCGCTCGGGTACCGGAAGGAAATGACCGCCAAGGACCTTGACCAGTTCGAATGTGCACGGGAGGACCACAAGGACGAATGGGTCAATGCGGGAGCTGTCAAGTTGTTCATTGATGGAGTCCTGGAGTCCCACACCGCGGCGATGCTCGAGCCATACGCAGACAGGCCGGATTCGAGAGGGGAACTGAAGTACGAGCCGGACGAATTCAGGGAGATCGTGAGGGAACTGGACAGGCGAGGTTTCCAATTGGTCACGCATGCGTGCGGTGACAGGGGGGTTCGAACCGTCCTCGATGCCTACGAGTACGCGGCATTGGCCAATGGTCGCCGGGACAGTAGGCATCGCGTGGAGCATGTTGAGACCATGTCCCACGCCGATATCCCTCGGTTCGAGAAGCTCGGGGCGATTGCCTCGATGCAGCCTGAGCACGCAGACGCTTCCATGGATTCTGTGTGCGCGCGCGTGCTGGGTAGAGAGAGATTCCTGAACTCGTTTCCGTGGCGGAAGATCCGACAGTCGGGCGCGGTACTTTCGTTCTCGAGCGACTGGTCAGTCGCTAGTATGGACCCGCTCGGCGGGATTTACGCTGCGATGACGAGGGAGAGTGTGTCCAAGTCCGAGAGGACGGTCACCCTTGACGATGCGATCGAGGCATATACTATAAACGGGGCTTACGCGTCCTTCGAGGAAGGCATCAAGGGTTCGATTGAAGTAGGCAAGCTCGCGGACATGGTAATGCTATCGCAAAACCTGTTCAACATACCAGTGAATGAGATCCCGAGGGTCAGGCCTGTCATGACGATACTTGGCGGAAAGATTGTCTTCCATCAGGAAGACCAGTAA
- a CDS encoding Gfo/Idh/MocA family oxidoreductase, protein MRKLKVGFIGLGHVAQTCHLPGMKTATNAQTVAGAELRMDLRESVCEKWGIKPYENFQDMIRKEDLDIACVTTGPRFSRAVTEQVAEAGVDVLVEKPMALTLKDARSMIEVCSRHGVKLFYGESFRFFPTCRKAKEMIDAGQLGDVSLVLEIFVGGSGTKNYEAYNIYPSGAPGAGPMGLTDHGIHLVDLFRWFTSSEVEWVFGRGNRAGQPPATELLTMKSAGGAIGQLVCNEATYFSDLPGEGMFSWGPYEGAGGPAWDPHPVNLRIHGTEGALRVYPYPNKLFYFKEDEQKPIKVLDCPHPAQFGLQIDSFARSILNDEVPEVTGEDGFRALQIILAAYESFEHLRITSI, encoded by the coding sequence ATGAGGAAACTCAAGGTTGGGTTCATAGGACTTGGTCACGTCGCACAGACATGCCATCTACCCGGGATGAAGACAGCTACGAACGCTCAAACTGTAGCAGGGGCTGAGTTGCGCATGGACTTGCGTGAGAGCGTCTGCGAAAAGTGGGGAATCAAACCTTATGAGAATTTCCAGGATATGATCAGGAAGGAGGACCTGGACATCGCTTGCGTTACCACCGGGCCCAGGTTCTCTCGCGCAGTGACCGAGCAGGTAGCTGAGGCTGGAGTGGATGTACTCGTCGAGAAGCCTATGGCCCTCACCCTAAAGGATGCCAGGTCGATGATAGAGGTGTGTTCCAGGCACGGAGTGAAGCTGTTCTATGGCGAGTCGTTCAGATTCTTCCCAACCTGCAGGAAAGCGAAGGAGATGATTGATGCAGGTCAGCTCGGAGACGTATCCTTGGTCCTTGAGATCTTCGTAGGCGGATCGGGGACTAAGAACTACGAAGCATACAACATCTATCCGAGCGGAGCGCCTGGCGCAGGCCCGATGGGGCTGACCGATCACGGCATACATCTCGTGGATCTGTTCCGATGGTTCACATCAAGCGAGGTCGAATGGGTGTTCGGCCGGGGGAACAGGGCAGGTCAGCCGCCAGCTACGGAGTTGTTGACAATGAAGTCCGCAGGCGGGGCGATCGGGCAACTCGTGTGCAACGAGGCCACCTACTTCTCCGACTTGCCGGGCGAAGGGATGTTCAGCTGGGGCCCATACGAAGGTGCTGGGGGGCCAGCTTGGGATCCGCATCCTGTCAATCTTCGCATACATGGCACGGAGGGAGCGCTCAGAGTCTACCCCTATCCTAACAAACTGTTCTATTTCAAGGAAGACGAGCAGAAACCGATTAAGGTCTTGGATTGCCCCCACCCGGCTCAGTTTGGGCTTCAGATCGACTCCTTCGCCCGGAGCATTCTGAATGATGAAGTGCCTGAGGTCACGGGGGAAGATGGCTTCCGTGCCCTGCAGATCATACTCGCAGCCTACGAGAGCTTCGAACACCTGCGAATCACATCGATATGA